The Fibrobacter sp. UWEL genome contains the following window.
ATTAAATTTTAGAAAATAGCCCATTTTTTGTTTAATTTAGGCGAAAGTCAACAAAAAAGGGTGGCGAAGCCACCCACACATGTTGATGAAGAGCCATTTTATTTTGACTTAACACAACGGACGGAAAAACCATTTATCTTTTTCGTTGAATATTTCGCAAAACTATTTAAGGACTGCCCCGTAAAGGAGTCCGAAGCCTTTGTTGCTGGAGAATCTGCATCTTCTTCTGGATAGAACCAATACACCGCTTCTCCTATATTCTTAAATCCATAATTCCAGTTATACCCCGCACCCACAAGGCTATACCCAGTGGTGTTGTAACCGCCGAAGCCGAAGGTGGAACGGACTCCCTTGATGCCATCGTTGTTGCCGTTGGAATTGAGAATGACAACGAAATCATCGTAGGTGAGCAGGCGCCAGTCGTCGGGGCAGATACCTTGGTGGTTTGGCTTTATACTGTCGGCACAGCTCTTGGTATTGCATTCGCTGGGCAATTTCATCATCTCCGCCCACTGGTAGAGACCGCCATAGCGGTCACAGTTGATGGTGTCGTTGTCATAACAATAGCGTTCTACCTTCGAATCGTCAGCCTGGTCCTTGTCGCCGGCGACCATCTCTCCAATATTCAAGTTCTCAGCCATGGCAGTGACCGTCGCCGAGTCGCCTTGCTTGTTTACACCCTTGAACTCCATGTAATAGTAACTGCGTCCGTTGCGCGAATCAGTAAATGTCTTATAAACGCCCTCTTGCCCTATACTTCCAAGTGTCTGGGAATGATCAAACGGCACATATTCGCTACTACTCGAAGCAACTGACGAAGAAGATTGTTTCACGGAAGAACTAGATGACCCTTCAGAACTGTTGCTTTGCTTTTCACTCGAAGACGAACTAACCGACGAACTGGACTTAGCCGAGCTGCTGCTAGATTTCACCGAGGAACTGCTAGATTCCCGATCGGGGTCGGAAATGACAGAAGAAGATGACACATCGGCTGTGTCGCTGCCCTTGACGCTACTACTGGATTCTTCGCTGTCGCTCAGGATGACACTTGATGAGGAACCCGGAATGACAGAAGAGGAAGAATTGTCATTGATGCTGGAGGATGATTCATCGTCCTCAACTGCGGAACTCAGGGAACTGTTTTCACCAGATGCGCTGGTAGAGTTGGAGTCATCGCCGCAGGCGTTAAAGGCGAACAGCGCAAAAGCTACAGCGCTCACCAATCCGAGTTTCTTTATCGTTTTCATTATCCATTCTCCTGTTATTAAACTTTTATGTTGCCACTGCCGCCCAGGTTGTCCGGGTCTATAGAGAGCAAGGCTTGAATGTCCGCAGCGCTCAGCGGTGCAGACTGTTGTATTTCAAAATTTTTCTTTGGGTTTATTATCAAGTCCTTGTTTAGGGACTTGACAAGTTCGCCGGAATCTTCTGCCACATACAGCCCCGTCTCAGGGTTGCGGACAAATTCCGTATTGGCAAGCTGTTTGATGCTCGCCCTAGTCAAGAAGTCGGCGTCGTATGGGGTCACATTGACGGGCTGTTCTATCTCGCCAATCACCGCCGGGGCCTCGATAACCGCTTCGGGCTGTTCAATGCCACCCGGCAGCACAATGTCGCCCGGAGCGCCATCCATCATCTGTCGCCGTTCCAGCGACTCGATTATAAAGGGATTTTCTTTGAACTCTTTCATTCTTGCAAAAACTTTTATGTTCCCTCAAATAGTGAAACATTATTACTATCAGCCCAGTTTTTTAAATCAGTATAAAGGGTAGACTGCTTAAAAGCATCCATGTCATAATGCTTGGGAATAAAATTGACCAAATCGGGAATAGTTTCATTTGTCAAATATTGTAAGAACTTGACAAAATCATGACCACAACATACGAAAAAATATTCCCTTTGAGCACATTGAGTTTTTAATTCACCGAACAAAGTTTTTTCTTCGTCAGATTTGTTTGCAAAAAATTTCGATTCCAGCGTTGACAAAGGCGATTCTATCAGTTCACCTGCGGATTTATCATAAAACACACTGTGTTTTACATTCTTTTTGAAAGAAAAACCACATCTATGAATATCATTAAATATTCTATAACACCCAATAGCCCGAGCAATCGGTTTAACATCATCTATTTTTTGTTCTATATCAGCATCTTTCTGTTTAAGCGACAAAACAACTTTATCAGATTCTAGCATTTGCATTTCTATATCACGCTGGTCTGTCAAGTATACATTGTTCGGTTTATTATAAGATTCT
Protein-coding sequences here:
- a CDS encoding FISUMP domain-containing protein encodes the protein MKTIKKLGLVSAVAFALFAFNACGDDSNSTSASGENSSLSSAVEDDESSSSINDNSSSSVIPGSSSSVILSDSEESSSSVKGSDTADVSSSSVISDPDRESSSSSVKSSSSSAKSSSSVSSSSSEKQSNSSEGSSSSSVKQSSSSVASSSSEYVPFDHSQTLGSIGQEGVYKTFTDSRNGRSYYYMEFKGVNKQGDSATVTAMAENLNIGEMVAGDKDQADDSKVERYCYDNDTINCDRYGGLYQWAEMMKLPSECNTKSCADSIKPNHQGICPDDWRLLTYDDFVVILNSNGNNDGIKGVRSTFGFGGYNTTGYSLVGAGYNWNYGFKNIGEAVYWFYPEEDADSPATKASDSFTGQSLNSFAKYSTKKINGFSVRCVKSK